The following proteins come from a genomic window of Eulemur rufifrons isolate Redbay chromosome 26, OSU_ERuf_1, whole genome shotgun sequence:
- the CASP6 gene encoding caspase-6 isoform X7, protein MSSARALRRARRAGGEQNMTETDAFYKSEVFDPAEAYKMDHKRRGVALIFNHERFFWHLMLPDRRGTGADRDNLTRRFSDLGFEVRCFNDLKAEELLLKIHEVSTASHADADCFLCVFLSHGEGNHIYAYDAKIEIPTLTGLFKGDKCQSLVGKPKIFIIQACRGNQHDVPVLPLDEVDHRTDDQDTNVTEVDAASVYTLPAGADFLMCYSVAEGYYSHRETVLGSWYIQDLCELLARYGSSLEFTELLTLVNRKVSRRRVDACRDPHAIGKKQVPCFASMLTKKLRFLPKSK, encoded by the exons GTGGGGAGCAAAACATGACAGAAACAGACGCCTtctataaaag CGAAGTGTTCGATCCGGCCGAAGCGTACAAAATGGACCACAAGAGGAGAGGAGTCGCTTTAATCTTCAACCACGAGAGGTTCTTTTGGCACCTGATGCTGCCGGACAGGCGGGGCACCGGCGCGGACAGGGACAACCTCACCCGCAG GTTTTCAGACCTAGGATTCGAGGTGCGATGCTTTAATGATCTCAAAGCAGAAGAACTACTGCTCAAAATCCACGAGG TGTCAACTGCCAGCCACGCCGACGCCGACTGCTTTCTGTGTGTCTTCCTGAGCCACGGCGAAGGCAATCACATTTATGCCTATGACGCCAAAATCGAAATTCCGACGCTAACTGGCCTGTTCAAAGGAGACAAGTGTCAAAGTCTGGTTGGAAAACCCAAGATATTTATCATTCAG GCATGTCGGGGAAACCAGCATGACGTGCCCGTCCTGCCTTTGGACGAAGTGGATCATCGGACAGACGATCAGGACACCAACGTCACGGAGGTGGACGCGGCCTCGGTTTACACGCTGCCTGCCGGGGCCGACTTCCTCATGTGCTACTCTGTTGCCGAAG GCTACTATTCCCACCGGGAGACGGTGCTGGGCTCGTGGTACATCCAGGACCTGTGTGAGCTGCTGGCGCGATATGGCTCCTCCCTGGAGTTCACGGAGCTGCTCACGCTGGTGAACAGGAAGGTGTCTCGGCGCCGCGTGGACGCCTGCAGGGACCCCCACGCCATCGGGAAGAAGCAGGTTCCCTGCTTTGCCTCAATGCTAACTAAAAAGCTGCGCTTCCTTCCAAAATCTAAGTAA
- the CASP6 gene encoding caspase-6 isoform X8, whose protein sequence is MSSARALRRARRAVSTASHADADCFLCVFLSHGEGNHIYAYDAKIEIPTLTGLFKGDKCQSLVGKPKIFIIQACRGNQHDVPVLPLDEVDHRTDDQDTNVTEVDAASVYTLPAGADFLMCYSVAEGYYSHRETVLGSWYIQDLCELLARYGSSLEFTELLTLVNRKVSRRRVDACRDPHAIGKKQVPCFASMLTKKLRFLPKSK, encoded by the exons TGTCAACTGCCAGCCACGCCGACGCCGACTGCTTTCTGTGTGTCTTCCTGAGCCACGGCGAAGGCAATCACATTTATGCCTATGACGCCAAAATCGAAATTCCGACGCTAACTGGCCTGTTCAAAGGAGACAAGTGTCAAAGTCTGGTTGGAAAACCCAAGATATTTATCATTCAG GCATGTCGGGGAAACCAGCATGACGTGCCCGTCCTGCCTTTGGACGAAGTGGATCATCGGACAGACGATCAGGACACCAACGTCACGGAGGTGGACGCGGCCTCGGTTTACACGCTGCCTGCCGGGGCCGACTTCCTCATGTGCTACTCTGTTGCCGAAG GCTACTATTCCCACCGGGAGACGGTGCTGGGCTCGTGGTACATCCAGGACCTGTGTGAGCTGCTGGCGCGATATGGCTCCTCCCTGGAGTTCACGGAGCTGCTCACGCTGGTGAACAGGAAGGTGTCTCGGCGCCGCGTGGACGCCTGCAGGGACCCCCACGCCATCGGGAAGAAGCAGGTTCCCTGCTTTGCCTCAATGCTAACTAAAAAGCTGCGCTTCCTTCCAAAATCTAAGTAA
- the CASP6 gene encoding caspase-6 isoform X4, whose translation MSSARALRRARRAGGEQNMTETDAFYKSNSEVFDPAEAYKMDHKRRGVALIFNHERFFWHLMLPDRRGTGADRDNLTRRFSDLGFEVRCFNDLKAEELLLKIHEVSTASHADADCFLCVFLSHGEGNHIYAYDAKIEIPTLTGLFKGDKCQSLVGKPKIFIIQACRGNQHDVPVLPLDEVDHRTDDQDTNVTEVDAASVYTLPAGADFLMCYSVAEGYYSHRETVLGSWYIQDLCELLARYGSSLEFTELLTLVNRKVSRRRVDACRDPHAIGKKQVPCFASMLTKKLRFLPKSK comes from the exons GTGGGGAGCAAAACATGACAGAAACAGACGCCTtctataaaag TAACAGCGAAGTGTTCGATCCGGCCGAAGCGTACAAAATGGACCACAAGAGGAGAGGAGTCGCTTTAATCTTCAACCACGAGAGGTTCTTTTGGCACCTGATGCTGCCGGACAGGCGGGGCACCGGCGCGGACAGGGACAACCTCACCCGCAG GTTTTCAGACCTAGGATTCGAGGTGCGATGCTTTAATGATCTCAAAGCAGAAGAACTACTGCTCAAAATCCACGAGG TGTCAACTGCCAGCCACGCCGACGCCGACTGCTTTCTGTGTGTCTTCCTGAGCCACGGCGAAGGCAATCACATTTATGCCTATGACGCCAAAATCGAAATTCCGACGCTAACTGGCCTGTTCAAAGGAGACAAGTGTCAAAGTCTGGTTGGAAAACCCAAGATATTTATCATTCAG GCATGTCGGGGAAACCAGCATGACGTGCCCGTCCTGCCTTTGGACGAAGTGGATCATCGGACAGACGATCAGGACACCAACGTCACGGAGGTGGACGCGGCCTCGGTTTACACGCTGCCTGCCGGGGCCGACTTCCTCATGTGCTACTCTGTTGCCGAAG GCTACTATTCCCACCGGGAGACGGTGCTGGGCTCGTGGTACATCCAGGACCTGTGTGAGCTGCTGGCGCGATATGGCTCCTCCCTGGAGTTCACGGAGCTGCTCACGCTGGTGAACAGGAAGGTGTCTCGGCGCCGCGTGGACGCCTGCAGGGACCCCCACGCCATCGGGAAGAAGCAGGTTCCCTGCTTTGCCTCAATGCTAACTAAAAAGCTGCGCTTCCTTCCAAAATCTAAGTAA
- the CASP6 gene encoding caspase-6 isoform X6, with amino-acid sequence MWSRRNGKGGEQNMTETDAFYKSNSEVFDPAEAYKMDHKRRGVALIFNHERFFWHLMLPDRRGTGADRDNLTRRFSDLGFEVRCFNDLKAEELLLKIHEVSTASHADADCFLCVFLSHGEGNHIYAYDAKIEIPTLTGLFKGDKCQSLVGKPKIFIIQACRGNQHDVPVLPLDEVDHRTDDQDTNVTEVDAASVYTLPAGADFLMCYSVAEGYYSHRETVLGSWYIQDLCELLARYGSSLEFTELLTLVNRKVSRRRVDACRDPHAIGKKQVPCFASMLTKKLRFLPKSK; translated from the exons GTGGGGAGCAAAACATGACAGAAACAGACGCCTtctataaaag TAACAGCGAAGTGTTCGATCCGGCCGAAGCGTACAAAATGGACCACAAGAGGAGAGGAGTCGCTTTAATCTTCAACCACGAGAGGTTCTTTTGGCACCTGATGCTGCCGGACAGGCGGGGCACCGGCGCGGACAGGGACAACCTCACCCGCAG GTTTTCAGACCTAGGATTCGAGGTGCGATGCTTTAATGATCTCAAAGCAGAAGAACTACTGCTCAAAATCCACGAGG TGTCAACTGCCAGCCACGCCGACGCCGACTGCTTTCTGTGTGTCTTCCTGAGCCACGGCGAAGGCAATCACATTTATGCCTATGACGCCAAAATCGAAATTCCGACGCTAACTGGCCTGTTCAAAGGAGACAAGTGTCAAAGTCTGGTTGGAAAACCCAAGATATTTATCATTCAG GCATGTCGGGGAAACCAGCATGACGTGCCCGTCCTGCCTTTGGACGAAGTGGATCATCGGACAGACGATCAGGACACCAACGTCACGGAGGTGGACGCGGCCTCGGTTTACACGCTGCCTGCCGGGGCCGACTTCCTCATGTGCTACTCTGTTGCCGAAG GCTACTATTCCCACCGGGAGACGGTGCTGGGCTCGTGGTACATCCAGGACCTGTGTGAGCTGCTGGCGCGATATGGCTCCTCCCTGGAGTTCACGGAGCTGCTCACGCTGGTGAACAGGAAGGTGTCTCGGCGCCGCGTGGACGCCTGCAGGGACCCCCACGCCATCGGGAAGAAGCAGGTTCCCTGCTTTGCCTCAATGCTAACTAAAAAGCTGCGCTTCCTTCCAAAATCTAAGTAA
- the CASP6 gene encoding caspase-6 isoform X5, translating to MDTLFQTFIKGGEQNMTETDAFYKSNSEVFDPAEAYKMDHKRRGVALIFNHERFFWHLMLPDRRGTGADRDNLTRRFSDLGFEVRCFNDLKAEELLLKIHEVSTASHADADCFLCVFLSHGEGNHIYAYDAKIEIPTLTGLFKGDKCQSLVGKPKIFIIQACRGNQHDVPVLPLDEVDHRTDDQDTNVTEVDAASVYTLPAGADFLMCYSVAEGYYSHRETVLGSWYIQDLCELLARYGSSLEFTELLTLVNRKVSRRRVDACRDPHAIGKKQVPCFASMLTKKLRFLPKSK from the exons GTGGGGAGCAAAACATGACAGAAACAGACGCCTtctataaaag TAACAGCGAAGTGTTCGATCCGGCCGAAGCGTACAAAATGGACCACAAGAGGAGAGGAGTCGCTTTAATCTTCAACCACGAGAGGTTCTTTTGGCACCTGATGCTGCCGGACAGGCGGGGCACCGGCGCGGACAGGGACAACCTCACCCGCAG GTTTTCAGACCTAGGATTCGAGGTGCGATGCTTTAATGATCTCAAAGCAGAAGAACTACTGCTCAAAATCCACGAGG TGTCAACTGCCAGCCACGCCGACGCCGACTGCTTTCTGTGTGTCTTCCTGAGCCACGGCGAAGGCAATCACATTTATGCCTATGACGCCAAAATCGAAATTCCGACGCTAACTGGCCTGTTCAAAGGAGACAAGTGTCAAAGTCTGGTTGGAAAACCCAAGATATTTATCATTCAG GCATGTCGGGGAAACCAGCATGACGTGCCCGTCCTGCCTTTGGACGAAGTGGATCATCGGACAGACGATCAGGACACCAACGTCACGGAGGTGGACGCGGCCTCGGTTTACACGCTGCCTGCCGGGGCCGACTTCCTCATGTGCTACTCTGTTGCCGAAG GCTACTATTCCCACCGGGAGACGGTGCTGGGCTCGTGGTACATCCAGGACCTGTGTGAGCTGCTGGCGCGATATGGCTCCTCCCTGGAGTTCACGGAGCTGCTCACGCTGGTGAACAGGAAGGTGTCTCGGCGCCGCGTGGACGCCTGCAGGGACCCCCACGCCATCGGGAAGAAGCAGGTTCCCTGCTTTGCCTCAATGCTAACTAAAAAGCTGCGCTTCCTTCCAAAATCTAAGTAA
- the MCUB gene encoding calcium uniporter regulatory subunit MCUb, mitochondrial — MSSTVGSFLQDLQNEDKGIKTAAIFAADGYEMPASTLMDILLMNDFKLVINTIAFDVQCPKKENPSDERAAEMEDMKSLVHRLFTVLHLEASQKRREQDLLEKIDHLKEQLHPLEQVKARLEAHSEAKTSGLQWAGLALLSAQGGALAWLTWWVYSWDIMEPVTYFITFANSMAFFAYFLVTRQDYTYSAVKSRQFLQFFHKKSKQQHFDVEQYNRLKEDLAKAKESLKRVRHSLYLRMHIGELNEKN; from the exons ATGTCGTCAACGGTTGGTTCCTTCCTTCAGGACCTGCAAAACGAAGACAAGGGCATCAAAACCGCAGCAATCTTCGCAGCAG atggctATGAGATGCCAGCTTCAACCTTGATGGATATTTTGCTAATGAATGATTTTAAACTTGTCATTAATACGATCGCATTTGACGTGCAGTGCCCCAAGAAAG AAAACCCGAGTGACGAGCGTGCTGCCGAGATGGAAGACATGAAGTCCTTGGTTCACAGACTGTTTACTGTCTTGCATTTGGAGGCGTCTCAGAAAAGGAGAGAGCAGGATTTACTGGAAAAAATCGACCACCTGAAAGAACAGCTGCATCCCCTCGAACAG gTGAAAGCTAGACTCGAAGCTCACTCAGAAGCCAAAACGAGCGGACTGCAGTGGGCCGGCCTAGCGCTGCTGTCCGCCCAGGGCGGGGCGCTGGCCTGGCTCACCTGGTGGGTGTACTCCTGGGACATCATGGAGCCCGTCACGTACTTCATCACATTTGCAAACTCCATGGCCTTTTTTGCATACTTTTTAGTCACTCGCCAG gattATACTTACTCAGCTGTTAAGAGTAGGCAGTTTCTTCAGTTCTTCCATAAGAAATCAAAGCAGCAGCATTTTGATGTGGAACAATACAACAGATTAAAAGAAGACCTTGCTAAG GCTAAAGAATCCCTGAAACGGGTGCGCCATTCTCTCTATTTGCGAATGCACATAGGGGAACTCAACGAAAAGAATTAG